aatcttatattttttggatAGTTGAAGtttagttttctaatttttttagataatatttgtaCGAAAATGAATTCGGATAAAATAGTATACTTGATATCATGGTAGATACAATACTTCATGAATTCAAATCTTAAAGCTTCATCGTAGAGGAGAAAATAGCTTAAGATTACTAGCTAAAGTCGTTAAATAATCGCTTGGTGAAAAATGAGGTTGTGTGCATAGACAATTAAAAGATTTGTCTATAAGCAACTACATTTGAAAGTGTCTAATCACCCATTGATCAAACGTTCTTGCATTGAATAGGAATGAGGCTAAGCGATTTACTAAAACTATAGgatgtaaaaatacatcaatAAGGAAGCATTTCGTTTAGAAATAAGCACATGTGCAAGCAATAGTAAATCAAGAGGAAACGAGGATGTTGGCTTGAATAACACAAACATTAATGAGAATCTAATGCCCTTAAAACCAAAGAGTTCATTGGCAAGATTTATggtcaaatccatatttttgtatctatatttttacgtttttttttttatgtggtcaccaaaatttttaattgttttgatTACACATCCAAAcctaattttcaaatcaaatacaatccttgtattttgacatttttttatatggtaATCCAAACTTTTCATTGTTTAGATTACATTCATAGACCTGTATTCTCATGTTAATTTAGCCCGTGTGCTTTTacgtgaaaaaaataaaataaagtgagATGACGAAATATACTATGTTTAagttaaaatacaaaagttaaattgatttgaaaatgtatgtttaaaagtgtaatcgaaataataaaaaattgaaattattataaaaaaatcaaaatatataaattaaattaatttaaaaatataattaaaataattaaaaaattacgaAAATATAAGTTTGGCCCAAGGTTTATCCACACCACCGAAGGTGAGTTGGCGCCTAATATCAGGCTGACAATAAGTTAGGTTATTTGcttagcgtttgttaaaataagcaagatagaggagtatcaagataaattcgaaataattttcagatcaagatatggaatggtcaagataaagttTGGAagcattctaaaatttttatcaagctatttgttaaattttttaaaatgcactagagGACATaagtgtcatttttttcttatctttaaagaccaagatatgtttatcttgaagggatgagaaataaatatattttgaaagataaagataagagatcattaatgattttttaaaaaatagtcagataaacttaacaaatatGTTGAAAATGATAGAAGTTCGGGATGAATcccatatcttgattttttttaccgtatatcttaattaacaaatacccCCTAGATATAATagatatgaaaattaaaaaaaaattaaaattgaatacaatcaattaatcaatgaagaaaaacaaaaatggagaaaaagacAGAAAGGACTGAGAAAGGGAACTCAGATTGCAACTCATTCTTCAGCCCCTTCAATGATTCAATCGACCTGCTTCGCTGGTTGGGCCATGGCTCAATTGTGCAATTGATTTTCCCGGAAAGTTACTTTCCCGGAAAAATCAACCGAAACACACTAAGCCCTAGCAAACCGAAGAGAAAATGGGAAGCCTAGAGCTCCGGCCGCTCGGCAACACCGGTCTCAAGGTCAGCTCCGTCGGCTTCGGCGCCTCCCCGCTGGGCAACGTCTTCGGCGCCGTCTGCGACGAGGAGGCCATCGCCTCCGTGCGCGAGGCCTTTCGCCTGGGCATCAATTTCTTCGACACCTCCCCGTACGCAATCTGTCGTCCCAATCCTCTGAAAGGTTCTTTCAAAGTGTTTCCGATGTTTTTGAATTAGGCTTTTGGTTTAGCATTCCGCATTGGTGATATCTGGCAGGTATTATGGCGGAACGTTGTCCGAGAAAGTACTGGGAAAGTGTCTGAAAGCCGTGGGGGTTCCGAGAAACGAGTTCATTGTGTCCACCAAGTGTGGGAGGTACATTGAAGGGTTCGATTTCAGTGCAGAGAGGGTGACTAAAAGCATTGATGAGAGCCTGGCAAGGTTGCAGCTCGACTATGTTGACATACTGCAATGCCATGATATTGAATTTGGTTCTCTTGATCAGGTTAGTTCAGCAGAGATGGGTCTCTTGATCTAACACTGAATGTTGGCCTCCTGGTTCCATAtggattttatttaattgaacaTGTGCCGTATTTggtattgtttttgtttttggtaaGTAAGATTATTCCACTCGGGCTCATTGGGGGAACAACAGAGGCAGACTTGAACTCAAACCTCAAGCTCACTAGCGCTACCACTCATCACTAGGCTACAACTATGGtgattgtatttattattattggttGTACTTTATTTACTTAGCTATGTTGGTTTATTGTTGGATGTGTGACTCCTCAATTGGTGTTGTATTGTTTATTCCTAGCTTCTCTTGGCCTTTCCTTTATGAATTGTATTCTGTTGATTGGTTCTTGTTTATATCTACCTGCTGCAACTTTGGATTCTCATAAATTGGTTCGGAGCTTCTGTTTTTGGATTTGCATTTGGGTCATTACTTGAATTGGATATTCGTTTTGTGGGTATCATCATATGAACTTTTGGTACGGCctctttgtattattattattatttttattttcatgttttgatgtgAATGTTCTCTCATGCAGTTTTTACATTTATTGTTGACAATGAagattatttgatattttgatttattcacAGATTGTGAATGAGACACTTCCAGCTCTTCAGAAATTAAAGGACTCAGGAAAGGTCCGATTCATTGGTATTACAGGACTTCCACTGGGCATTTTTACTTATGTACTCGACCGGGTGCCACCAGGCACTGTTGATGTGATTCTGTCATATTGCCATTATGGTATTAATGATTCAACACTTGAGGATCTGTTGCCTTACTTAAAGAGCAAGGGTGTGGGAGTGATCAGTGCATCTCCTCTTGCTATGGGACTTCTCACAGAGAGCGGCCCTCCCGAGTGGCACCCAGCTTCACCTGAGCTGAAGGTGTCCTTTTTCttacaaattataatttgtcttttcttaatgctttttcaagaatttattgtTAGGATAGAGGAGTTGCTTTGTGATTTAGTCTGTTAGGCCACGGCTTAGGTTCTTCATAGGGACTTATAGCAAGATTACTTGACGGGATATGACTaactaaaatgaaaacaatgaatttGTGCTTGTTGTTGTCATGACCCCAATGGCAGATTAGTAATAATAGATTACATGTATTGTTAGGTGTTGTACTTTACTGCTTTGCTAGCTTGTACCTTTACctagaaagcctataaataggccgtAATCTAGAGAAGTAGTCATATTGATGAATGATAATTGACAAtgtttccctctcaaattctttctccctctcagtTTCGTCTCAACTCTCCCCCTTTCTTTTGAATCCTCCCATCCTCCCTCATTTCTGTTGTTTCCCCCTCCATTTCTGTCCTAATTCTCCCTCAGATTGTTCCGATTtgccatccaaaccctaggaaaaCCCCAGTTGTTCTGAAATATGATCCCTACCTCAAGACTcagttatctttttttttttgctaattagTCTCAATCATCTTTCACAGCCTGCTAAACTCCAGAATCAAGAGTTGTATTAAGGGCATTATCAGTTTATAGGTTTATAATGTCCTATTGTTGCTCTTGAGGGttcttttatttgtaaattGGTTTGTCCTATATAACTCCCTTATTGATTTCACTTACATAAGCTATAACTatttgctttttctttcttcctcagGCTGCATGCAAAGCTGCTGCTACTTATTgtaaagaaaagggaaaaaatatatCGAAGTTGGCTATGCAGTACAGCTTGTCTAACAAAGATATTTCTTCTATACTGGTCGGCATGAACTCTGTTAGACAGGTTACAGTTCATCATAGTTCTTGATTACTGCAAGTTCTTATAGTTATTGATTACTGCAAGTCCTTTATCAAACAATATCATTCAGTTGCCTGCCATTTCTTTATCTCAAAATCTTCTTATTATACGTAAAACCCCTCTTTTGTGTCTCATCTATAGAGTGTTCATCCTTACATAATGTATGTCTTGACACACCCGGCCATGCTGATTATAGTTTAATTTGTTTTCCTACTTATGTTCAAGAGTAGAGAATGACAAATCAAACTGTTTAGCTGACAGACAACTAGTCGGAAATAAATCTTTTATCTGATACAggaatattatatttgttgagAACCTGATGTGGGGGCTCTGCATATTCTTCGTAGAGAGAAAAGTAGATGTCACATTCCAAAGGGTGGGAGGACGGTAAATGTAATTTCCTTTTATGCTGTAAAGGTTGTACTTAGTTGGTTAGTAGCAGCCATGCTTCACTGGGTGTACATTCCTGGTTGGTTGTACTCCAGCTGGAGGCTATATATAAGGCCACAGCTAGAGAATGTGGAATCATGGTATGAATGATATGAatcttttctctctccattcttttatctctctctctctctctctctaaattcttctccattcttgAATATACCTACACGGACCCTTGTCAAATCTGGGGATTTGACAGAAGATTATATCTCCTTGTTTTTCTAGTGAAAGGTTGCAGGATTGGGTTATTTTTCTGGGGATTTATTGAATATCTACAGTTACTAAGTTTTAAATGGCAGATTTAGAATGGACTGCAGATGTTTCTATTTTTACCAGTATGTTTACTAGTGCAATGCAGCTGCTGGAACCTTGGATTTTGGGTCCAAGTATAGACATGAGGGGGCTTATGGAATGATACTTTCCAATCTGCCTAACCATGTTATAGATCTTGTATCAGATGGTTTCATATCAGAATGATTTGAGTGATGGTTATAGAATTTTGACTGCTGGTTTTATAGTATGAAGGAGATTTGAGTCAACTGATAAATTTTCTATCAACAGatagaaaagaaataacaaTACCTAAGAATGGCTAAATTTTACCTGTCCAAATTGCTTCTTCAACTGCTTCCATTTTCCAATACCTAAGAATGGCTAAGTTTCTCTTGCTTACCGTGTTGGTACTGTGGATTAGTTAACCCTAAATTGGGACAAATCTATATCTGCTCCTGtacttttacatttttcttGTGTGCTCACtctaactttttgttgttttgattatacCCTTGAACttaattttcaagtcaatttaactcttatactttgaccttttttttatgtagcaatttgaatttttcattgtttcaattatacCATTGGACTTGCATTTTTGAGTTAATGTAACttctgtatttttatatatataaaaaaagataaaataaaataataaaatacacattaCACTTTATTCACGTCAAAATacagagattaaattaatttgaaaataaaagttCAGTGGCGTAAATCGAATTGGCCCCTAAACTGCCTTAGGTTCAAATTCCAAGTCACCATTGACCCGCAATTAGTGAGTTGAGCTGTGTTATATGTATCAGTAGTGGAGAATCTCAGTATCTTCCTGACAATGTTATGAAcatttatggttttcaatatCAGGTCGAAGAGAACGTGGCTGCTGCAAAAGAACTCGCTGCTGTTGGGAAAGACGATAAAACTCTGTTAGAGATCGAAGAGCTTCTGAAACCCGTTAAGAATCAGACATGGCCCAGTGGCATACAGCAAGGTTGAGGCTGCTTCCAGAAGTGTATGCCTATTCAAGCATTTGTTTCCCTTTTCATGCTTGCGATTTGCCACTCTCTCAAAATTCGTCCAAACTTAAGTTGAATGTTACTTTGATTCCTTTTGAGACCATGTGTGATTAATTATAGCTCAAACATCGCGTCATTGGAACCAAATAAGGAAATGGAGGAAGTGTGCCAAAAACTAATGGATTGCACAGCCTTGTGATTTCTATGGTAAATTTCGTGTTGGTATTCAAGCGCTTGCGGAGCATGAGATAAATATTGGCACTTGTGATCTGTTTGCATAGTAAATATTGGCATTTGTGAAGGGTAATTTGAGTATTTTAGTGCATGTGCCCAGATCAACCATGGTGAAGTGtacaattaactcaaaattatatagtttagagatgtaattaaaacaataaaaagttataGTGTTTAGATGAAAAAAACCGTGCATATACAaaggttaaaatatatatttggccaGAAATTAAACAGTAAAAACATAAATACAGAATCAGAACTTCCATGCTATATAGTGAGAATTTGGAATAAAGCTTGTATATTGTTTTCTGCGGGTACTAGCAAGTACATATAGTAAAGAAGGTACAGAACCGATGGTCCAATATGGACCAAGAGTTGCATCTAAAAGAAAGGTTCGGGGTTTGACTATTTGGCATTGTAGAGGAAGGATCCAAGAGAAGTGTGGTACCAGATCTGGTTGGAAGGCCACAAATCAAGATCCCATTGCTACCTAGAAACCTGCTGTAGGGGAGGCCAAGCAATTTCATCATCGTCTGTATATCCATGGATGAGAAAGTCCGAACAGTTTTTTCGACACCCATGGTTATACGGGTTACGAAATCGCCCATCTGGACCCCAAAGATACCAATAACGTACAGCATTGATGGCTTCATTTGTGGTAAGATTCCGAGCTATCtgcattttaaatataactctGTTAAGCATAAAACAACAGTAGTACTCAAACAAATAAACACGTCATCTATGTGGGAATGTATAAAATAACTTACTGTTCTGGTCATTTTTCTGGTTTCCAACACTATAGTAACATTAATTGGCAGCTGTTCACATaatgtcaaagaaaatgaaacttAGGAGTATTTGAGCATTCTGAATGCGTTAGGACGCATACTAACTGGCTGAGAATAAATTCCTGGATTGTAGGACCAGCTAGTTACCAATATGTGATTTCTTAGTTCAGCTATTTTTTAAGGTACTTGTGACTACTACCCTTTCCTAAAACTAGATGAAGGATGACACCTAGGCTCAGTGCTAAAGCAGAGGCATTGGAACTCTTAATTGCAAGGCAATACAATGCATAAGATTTTCTATGCACGCAGTTGCCCCCTCACGTGAGCGGTTATTTCCACTTATCAGTTACCAACCCCAAACACCCACCCCCAACATAATAATGCAACATAGGCTGATTAGATCAAAGTATATAGCCCGCCTCAGCTTTTACAGATTCCTGAAAACAAACTGACTACTATAGAAGGTCAGCATCTTCGAAAATTTTGAGAACATTAGTTTATCTCTTGAACAATCAAAACCTAGATACAAAAAACAAGTATTTTGATAAATCAGAGGGATGGTCagcaaatttttcaatttcctcAAAAGTGCTTAGTCAATTACCAGGCACATCCCCGCACATATATGATGACAGGCAAACAGTAAGACacataactaaataaattaatttacaatCATATCAGTTACCTGTGATGCTTGTATTGCCATCAAACATGAAGCAGCAATCAAAATAATTGTGTCCATAACCAGAAATGCTACCAAACCGGGATGTTGAATTACCATAAAATGAAACCATGTTTCTCCAGCTGATAACATCGGTGCTGCTGTCCAAATCCCTGCCATAATGCATCAGGTTGTAATCTAACATAAATGTTGCATATAATGTGACAATATTGAACTTTACTACAGCCACATACTTTGAGTGGCAACAACAGCACCAAGCAATGATGTCAAAGTTCCCAGGCAGAGAAAAACAAAGAAGTCCCACTTATTCCTCTGCAACACATGAAAGGATCAAAATAGTGAAGCCAGTGATGGTTACAGTGAACATAGTAAGAAAAGAACGGATTAGAGTTCTGTAATATGGTTGCCGAGTAACTTTTAGGGCAATTTTTCATGTATGAGAGAGCGAGAGTGAAAAAAGACACCTTCAGATACTTGAAAATATAAGGTAGCTCTGAGGTTTAGTGATCAGTAGTTAATCCACAAATGAACTGAACAGCTCATTGATGTTGGACCTAGGaatacacccccccccccccccccccccccccaaaaaaaaaaccccaatatatatgtgtgtgagcAAAAATTTATTAAGACTTTGACTGGATCAGGGCAATATTCTTTACTTTTTCGTGTGAAGGAAAAATTGTCAAGACAGTTTGGGTCATAGGTGCAATCATTTAGGCCTTGACAGCGCCAAAGTAGTGCTTTCTCATAAATATCTATGAAGTATAGTGCCAAAAGTAGTGTCTACTCACAAATTATTCAGTGAGACTAATTTATCACCTTTCCAACACAATTGGAGATCCAGGGGCAGTGATGGTCGAACTGTTCCACACAGTGCTTGCAAGTAGGACAATGCTTCGAGCGAACAGGTCTAATTATCTAGAAATTAAACAGAAATGAAACAATACAGTACTTACAACTAAATTTTCTGAGAAAGCATATATATCTTTTCAAACTTTTGATCAGCAACTGACTCATAAAACATGAAGTCAATGGAAAAAACCTTGCAGGTAGGGCAAAGTTGAGACCAATTTCCGGTCCAGATGGAGGAATTGTTCAAATCAATACCCAGCAATGGATCCTGTTAAATGTAGAAATTTTTGCGTCAATATGTAAACAGACAATGGAAATTTATCACAATAACTACCACCATATGAAACACTAAAAAGCAATACCATTTATGTAGCACAGCAACATTATATAAAGCAGTGAGAGCAATAAACtgaaattaacaaataaaacattCTTGTCTGAATgtacaaaagagaaaaaaaaaatgtaactaaGACGATAGATAGGAGTATCTTTGCCCAACACTGGAAAGAATCAGATGCAATTATATGCC
This window of the Diospyros lotus cultivar Yz01 chromosome 5, ASM1463336v1, whole genome shotgun sequence genome carries:
- the LOC127801174 gene encoding L-galactose dehydrogenase — protein: MGSLELRPLGNTGLKVSSVGFGASPLGNVFGAVCDEEAIASVREAFRLGINFFDTSPYYGGTLSEKVLGKCLKAVGVPRNEFIVSTKCGRYIEGFDFSAERVTKSIDESLARLQLDYVDILQCHDIEFGSLDQIVNETLPALQKLKDSGKVRFIGITGLPLGIFTYVLDRVPPGTVDVILSYCHYGINDSTLEDLLPYLKSKGVGVISASPLAMGLLTESGPPEWHPASPELKAACKAAATYCKEKGKNISKLAMQYSLSNKDISSILVGMNSVRQVEENVAAAKELAAVGKDDKTLLEIEELLKPVKNQTWPSGIQQG